From Halobacillus sp. Marseille-Q1614, the proteins below share one genomic window:
- the spoIIIAC gene encoding stage III sporulation protein AC, giving the protein MLQDASILFQIAGIGIIVAMIHSILKQMGKEEIAQIVTLTGFIIVLFIVLHRLADLFQQIKSVFLYQG; this is encoded by the coding sequence GTGCTGCAAGACGCATCCATCCTGTTTCAAATTGCCGGCATAGGTATTATAGTAGCCATGATTCACAGCATTTTAAAGCAAATGGGTAAAGAAGAAATTGCCCAGATCGTTACATTAACAGGCTTTATTATCGTTCTTTTTATCGTGCTGCACCGTTTAGCGGATTTATTTCAGCAAATTAAGTCGGTTTTTCTCTATCAAGGGTAG
- the spoIIIAB gene encoding stage III sporulation protein SpoIIIAB yields the protein MEWIGAVIVLVATTWIGFDTAAKFRRRPGQIRQWKSALQMIEAEMVYSQSSLWEVCEKLSKVLPSPICYFFTGLLSEKGTCTDFSALWASELRKQWFWNSMTKSDLDILVQFGSTLGQHDLVQQQKQIKLTSHHLDLQLNEAIEVSSKHQRLARGVGVLSGLLVVLLLI from the coding sequence ATGGAATGGATCGGGGCCGTAATCGTTTTAGTCGCTACCACGTGGATCGGGTTTGATACTGCTGCTAAATTCAGAAGGAGACCTGGGCAGATCAGGCAGTGGAAAAGTGCTTTGCAAATGATAGAAGCTGAAATGGTTTACAGCCAGTCTTCTTTATGGGAAGTCTGTGAAAAGCTGTCTAAAGTACTGCCTTCTCCAATATGCTATTTCTTTACCGGTCTATTAAGTGAAAAAGGGACTTGTACCGATTTTAGTGCGTTATGGGCTTCCGAGCTGCGGAAACAGTGGTTCTGGAATTCTATGACGAAAAGTGATTTAGACATTTTAGTCCAATTTGGCAGTACGCTGGGCCAGCATGATTTAGTCCAGCAGCAAAAACAGATTAAACTGACATCTCATCACCTCGATTTACAGTTAAACGAAGCCATTGAAGTATCAAGCAAGCATCAGAGACTGGCGAGAGGGGTTGGTGTGTTAAGCGGACTTTTAGTTGTTTTACTACTCATATGA
- the spoIIIAA gene encoding stage III sporulation protein AA: MEEVIRLFPKTYHSTLSQYVNWKTVQEIRLRVLKPIEVVSADRVTAIPSSKITMIDLSYVLNQVSHFSLYKFKEEVKEGFITIQGGHRVGLAGKANLDNGKVATLKDITFMNIRIARSSLQAGKNLVPYLCEDGQWLNTLIVGPPHSGKTTILRNLAKLAGARADQPGSKKVAIVDERSEIAACQDGVPQLDVGERTDVMDGCPKASGLMMMIRSMSPEVIIVDEMGGLADAAAVQEAVYSGVQVICSVHGSSFESVAKRPSIHHMMKEKIFDRYVILERLNIDGENRVQILNESGRELALLKGERGYGMDRGRNRFSRYHVDRV, from the coding sequence ATGGAGGAAGTCATTCGCTTATTTCCAAAAACCTATCATTCTACTCTATCTCAGTACGTAAATTGGAAGACTGTTCAGGAGATAAGACTGAGGGTGTTAAAGCCGATTGAGGTGGTCAGCGCCGACAGGGTTACCGCAATTCCCTCCTCTAAAATAACGATGATCGACTTGTCATACGTTTTAAATCAGGTCAGTCACTTTTCGCTTTATAAGTTTAAAGAAGAAGTGAAGGAAGGGTTTATCACGATTCAAGGCGGGCACAGAGTGGGACTGGCTGGCAAAGCCAACCTGGATAATGGGAAGGTAGCCACGTTAAAGGATATTACTTTTATGAACATTCGTATTGCCCGGTCCTCTCTTCAAGCAGGAAAGAATCTCGTGCCTTATTTATGTGAAGACGGCCAGTGGTTAAACACGTTAATCGTCGGTCCGCCGCATTCAGGAAAAACAACGATACTGCGTAACTTAGCAAAGCTGGCTGGTGCAAGGGCCGATCAACCGGGCTCTAAGAAAGTCGCCATAGTGGACGAGCGCTCAGAAATTGCTGCCTGTCAGGATGGTGTTCCGCAGTTAGATGTCGGGGAAAGGACGGATGTAATGGATGGGTGTCCGAAAGCATCGGGGCTGATGATGATGATCCGTTCCATGTCTCCTGAAGTCATTATTGTGGATGAAATGGGCGGATTAGCGGATGCTGCAGCCGTACAGGAAGCTGTTTATTCAGGTGTGCAAGTGATTTGCAGTGTCCACGGTTCGAGTTTTGAATCTGTGGCTAAACGTCCATCTATTCATCACATGATGAAAGAAAAAATTTTTGACCGCTATGTTATTTTAGAACGTCTCAATATCGATGGAGAAAACAGGGTTCAAATTTTAAATGAATCTGGCAGGGAACTGGCTCTATTAAAAGGGGAGAGAGGATATGGAATGGATCGGGGCCGTAATCGTTTTAGTCGCTACCACGTGGATCGGGTTTGA
- a CDS encoding vitamin B12-dependent ribonucleotide reductase, with protein MQITPTSSDANSKIDIDRLNADIRQFEQVHEITPDMKLTHSGVSRLVMLDRYAFKDTEKISLSEGDFVVLTVKDDPKFPARGFGFIQNIDWQTHKAVVKVEPEFVNVLEGEEERETGLITRNLDTIDKPLEVYYEQIALRNATGLSAVEVDEQKRQESFEKFYEELSSLNFIPAGRVLYGAGSNTDVTYFNCYVMPYIQDSREGISDHRKQVMEIMSRGGGVGTNGSTLRPRNTLARGVNGKSSGSVSWLDDIAKLTHLVEQGGSRRGAQMIMLSDWHPDIIEFIISKMQNPRILRYLIENTEDEQIKSLAKDKLKFTPLTETERDLYQSVVNYKSMPGLGGFTEAAIREAEEKLSTGGTYTVNNPDFLTGANISVCITKEFMEAVENETEYRLRFPDVESYTPEEMAVYNEEWQESGDVREWEARGMGVKTYRTVQAAELWNLINICATYSAEPGIFFIDNANEKTNANAYGQKVVATNPCGEQPLAPYSVCNLAAVNLASVADKEAKKVDFDKLKRTVATGVRMQDNVIDATPYFLEENKKQALGERRVGLGVMGLHDLLIYCETEYGSEKGNKLVDEIFEVIATTAYRASIELAAEKGSFPFLVGKTDEETRQLRENFIQTGYMKDMPEDIKEGVLRYGIRNSHLLTVAPTGSTGTMVGVSTGLEPYFSFSYYRSGRLGKFIEVKADIVKEYLDRNPDQDPENLPDWFITAMTMTPEAHADTQCIIQRWVDSSISKTVNAPKGYSVEQVEKVYQRLYHGGAKGGTVYVDGSRDSQVLTLKAEENAFDGEQTEFEFEEDKKPRVVLMDTVHELEKTNVTIGSEVGDTCPVCRKGTVEDIGGCNTCTNCNAQLKCGL; from the coding sequence ATGCAGATAACGCCCACTAGCAGTGACGCTAACTCCAAAATTGATATTGACCGCTTAAATGCAGACATAAGACAGTTTGAACAAGTACATGAAATTACACCAGATATGAAGCTGACCCATAGCGGGGTATCTCGCTTAGTTATGCTCGACCGCTATGCTTTTAAAGATACGGAAAAGATCTCTTTATCTGAAGGGGATTTCGTTGTCCTGACGGTTAAAGACGATCCAAAGTTCCCAGCACGTGGATTTGGGTTCATCCAGAACATTGACTGGCAGACACACAAAGCAGTGGTAAAAGTTGAACCAGAATTCGTGAATGTGCTCGAAGGGGAAGAGGAGCGGGAAACCGGATTAATCACTCGAAATCTCGACACGATCGATAAACCTCTGGAAGTATATTACGAGCAGATCGCACTGCGGAATGCCACCGGTCTTTCTGCAGTAGAAGTGGATGAACAGAAAAGACAGGAAAGCTTTGAAAAGTTTTATGAAGAACTATCAAGCTTAAACTTTATTCCTGCCGGACGAGTGCTTTACGGAGCCGGGTCAAATACAGACGTTACGTACTTTAATTGTTATGTTATGCCTTACATTCAGGATTCACGGGAAGGAATCTCTGATCACCGCAAACAGGTTATGGAGATTATGTCCCGAGGCGGCGGTGTTGGAACAAATGGTTCTACTCTTAGACCGCGTAACACACTTGCCCGAGGGGTAAATGGAAAGTCTTCCGGGTCTGTATCCTGGCTTGATGATATCGCCAAGCTGACTCACTTAGTAGAGCAGGGAGGTTCAAGACGCGGTGCACAAATGATTATGCTGTCGGACTGGCACCCTGATATTATTGAATTCATCATTTCAAAAATGCAGAACCCAAGAATTCTGAGGTATTTGATCGAGAATACCGAAGATGAACAGATTAAAAGCCTGGCGAAGGACAAGCTGAAGTTTACTCCTTTAACTGAAACCGAAAGAGACCTGTATCAAAGCGTTGTGAACTATAAATCAATGCCTGGTCTTGGCGGTTTTACCGAAGCTGCCATTCGTGAAGCAGAAGAAAAGCTGAGTACTGGCGGAACTTATACAGTGAATAACCCTGATTTTCTGACAGGAGCCAATATTTCCGTATGTATTACAAAGGAATTTATGGAAGCTGTAGAAAATGAAACCGAATATCGATTAAGATTTCCGGATGTAGAATCGTACACACCGGAAGAAATGGCCGTTTATAATGAAGAATGGCAGGAAAGCGGCGATGTACGGGAATGGGAAGCGCGAGGAATGGGAGTTAAAACCTATCGTACTGTTCAAGCAGCTGAATTATGGAACCTGATCAACATTTGTGCGACATATTCAGCAGAGCCGGGCATTTTCTTTATTGATAATGCAAATGAAAAAACAAATGCAAATGCATATGGCCAGAAAGTGGTAGCGACTAACCCATGTGGAGAACAGCCTCTTGCTCCATATTCTGTTTGTAACCTAGCAGCTGTTAACCTTGCATCCGTTGCAGATAAAGAAGCGAAGAAGGTGGACTTTGATAAGCTTAAGAGAACAGTGGCAACAGGCGTAAGAATGCAGGATAACGTTATCGATGCTACTCCTTACTTCCTAGAAGAAAATAAAAAGCAGGCACTTGGAGAGCGGCGTGTCGGACTTGGGGTAATGGGTCTTCATGACCTTTTAATTTACTGCGAAACAGAATATGGTTCTGAAAAAGGTAATAAGCTGGTTGATGAAATCTTTGAAGTTATTGCAACAACCGCTTATCGCGCATCCATTGAACTTGCTGCAGAAAAAGGAAGCTTCCCGTTCTTAGTTGGAAAAACTGATGAAGAAACGAGGCAATTAAGAGAAAACTTCATCCAAACCGGCTATATGAAAGATATGCCGGAGGATATTAAAGAGGGTGTTTTGAGATATGGAATCCGTAACTCTCACCTTCTGACTGTTGCTCCTACCGGAAGTACCGGAACAATGGTCGGAGTAAGTACAGGGCTCGAGCCTTACTTCTCCTTCTCTTACTATAGAAGCGGCCGTTTAGGTAAATTTATTGAAGTAAAAGCCGATATTGTGAAGGAATATTTGGATAGAAATCCTGATCAGGATCCAGAAAACCTTCCAGATTGGTTTATAACAGCCATGACGATGACACCGGAAGCTCACGCGGATACACAGTGCATTATTCAGCGCTGGGTCGACAGCTCAATTTCTAAAACGGTAAACGCACCAAAAGGCTATTCAGTGGAACAGGTAGAAAAAGTTTATCAGCGCCTGTATCACGGAGGTGCAAAAGGCGGTACAGTCTATGTAGACGGAAGCCGTGACAGCCAGGTTCTTACTTTAAAGGCAGAAGAAAACGCCTTTGATGGAGAGCAGACCGAATTTGAATTTGAAGAGGATAAGAAGCCTCGTGTTGTATTAATGGATACTGTCCATGAACTTGAGAAAACAAATGTAACCATTGGATCAGAGGTGGGAGATACCTGCCCGGTCTGCCGCAAAGGTACGGTTGAAGATATTGGCGGCTGTAATACATGCACCAATTGTAATGCCCAGCTGAAATGTGGACTATAA
- a CDS encoding Xaa-Pro peptidase family protein, whose product MSNLNKLRQSLIENNLDGLLVMSAKNRRYLANFTGTAGALLISREKALFITDFRYMEQAAEQAEGFEVIEHKVPLQEEITKLIKEQGLKRVGFEKDHLTYSQYESLQSGLTEKLVPTAGLIENLRLIKSEDELSILKDAVKIADDAFEHILNYIKPGIKEIDVSNELEFFMRKQGATSSSFDIIVASGFRSALPHGVASEKEIQNGELVTLDFGALYNGYCSDITRTVAVGEISDELKDIYDTVLQAQLKGMEGLKAGITGKEADALTRDYIKEKGYGNYFGHSTGHGIGLDVHEGPGLSFRSDVTLEPGMVVTVEPGVYVPNVGGCRIEDDAVITENGNEKLSFAPKELITL is encoded by the coding sequence ATGTCCAACCTGAACAAGCTGCGCCAGTCATTAATAGAAAATAATCTGGACGGGCTGCTGGTGATGAGTGCAAAAAATAGAAGGTATCTTGCTAATTTTACCGGTACGGCAGGTGCTTTGTTAATCAGCCGGGAAAAAGCACTGTTTATAACAGACTTCCGTTACATGGAACAGGCAGCTGAACAGGCGGAAGGGTTTGAAGTCATCGAACATAAAGTGCCACTTCAAGAAGAAATTACGAAGCTTATCAAGGAGCAGGGGCTAAAAAGAGTAGGTTTTGAGAAAGATCACTTAACGTACAGCCAGTATGAAAGTCTGCAAAGCGGACTGACAGAAAAATTAGTACCTACCGCTGGGTTAATAGAGAATTTACGCTTGATAAAGTCGGAAGATGAGCTTAGTATATTAAAGGATGCAGTCAAGATTGCAGACGACGCTTTTGAACATATCTTAAATTACATAAAGCCGGGTATAAAAGAAATTGATGTTTCAAATGAATTAGAGTTTTTTATGAGAAAGCAAGGAGCGACATCTTCAAGCTTTGATATTATCGTGGCTTCCGGCTTTCGTTCGGCACTCCCTCATGGAGTCGCATCTGAAAAGGAAATTCAAAATGGCGAGCTGGTCACTCTAGATTTTGGAGCCCTTTACAACGGGTATTGTTCAGATATCACTCGTACGGTAGCCGTCGGTGAGATAAGCGATGAGCTTAAAGATATTTATGACACGGTGCTTCAAGCTCAATTAAAAGGGATGGAAGGTTTAAAAGCAGGCATCACAGGGAAAGAAGCAGATGCACTTACAAGAGATTACATTAAGGAAAAAGGCTATGGGAACTACTTTGGTCATTCTACAGGGCACGGCATTGGTCTTGATGTTCATGAAGGCCCGGGATTGTCGTTCCGGTCGGATGTTACGCTCGAGCCGGGAATGGTCGTAACAGTAGAACCAGGCGTTTATGTACCTAATGTTGGCGGCTGCAGAATTGAAGATGACGCCGTAATCACGGAAAATGGCAATGAAAAATTAAGTTTCGCACCGAAAGAACTTATTACTTTATAA
- the efp gene encoding elongation factor P yields MISVNDFKTGLTIEVDGGIWQVMEFQHVKPGKGAAFVRSKLRNLRNGNIQEKTFRGGEKVEKAHIENRKMQYLYAAGDMHAFMDTDTYEQVEIPGAQISDQLNYLKENMEVQIMTFQGETLGVELPKNVELKVAETEPGIKGDTASGGTKPATLETGLTVQVPFFINEGEVLLISTTDGKYVSRA; encoded by the coding sequence ATGATTTCAGTAAACGATTTTAAAACAGGATTGACGATCGAGGTAGACGGAGGGATTTGGCAGGTTATGGAATTTCAGCACGTAAAGCCTGGCAAAGGAGCAGCGTTTGTTCGTTCTAAGCTGCGTAATTTACGTAACGGTAACATTCAGGAGAAAACCTTCCGTGGCGGGGAGAAGGTAGAGAAAGCTCATATAGAAAATAGAAAGATGCAGTATCTTTATGCAGCAGGAGATATGCACGCCTTTATGGATACGGATACTTATGAGCAGGTTGAAATTCCAGGAGCTCAGATTTCCGACCAGCTGAACTATTTGAAAGAAAACATGGAAGTACAGATCATGACGTTCCAGGGAGAGACTCTCGGTGTCGAACTTCCTAAAAATGTTGAGTTAAAAGTAGCAGAGACAGAGCCTGGTATCAAAGGAGATACGGCGAGCGGCGGAACAAAACCAGCTACTCTTGAAACAGGTTTAACGGTTCAGGTTCCTTTCTTTATTAATGAAGGAGAAGTCCTGTTAATAAGTACGACGGACGGCAAATACGTTTCAAGAGCCTAA
- the mntR gene encoding transcriptional regulator MntR, translating into MPTPSMEDYIEQIYILIEDKGYARVSDIAENLQVHPSSVTKMVQKLDRDKYLNYEKYRGLILTAKGKKIGKRLVYRHELLEQFLEIIGVDADKIYEDVEGIEHHLSWNSIDRIGDLVQYFDENNERLKELREVQRKNEEQNNED; encoded by the coding sequence ATGCCGACGCCAAGTATGGAAGATTATATCGAACAAATTTACATATTAATTGAAGATAAAGGGTACGCCCGCGTCTCTGACATAGCAGAGAATCTGCAAGTTCACCCGTCATCGGTAACGAAAATGGTTCAGAAATTAGACCGGGACAAGTACTTGAACTATGAAAAATACCGCGGGCTGATTCTCACAGCTAAAGGGAAGAAGATCGGCAAACGCCTCGTATACCGCCATGAATTACTCGAGCAGTTTCTAGAGATTATCGGCGTTGATGCAGATAAGATTTATGAAGATGTAGAAGGCATTGAGCATCACTTAAGCTGGAATTCAATTGATCGCATCGGAGACTTAGTCCAATATTTCGACGAAAATAATGAACGGCTTAAAGAATTAAGAGAAGTTCAGCGCAAGAACGAAGAACAGAATAATGAAGATTAA
- the spoIIIAD gene encoding stage III sporulation protein AD has product MDIVQIVSLGLVATVLIVLLKEQKSSIAFLLLIFTALLIFISVLDHVKYIFTLLHYIAEQAQVEAVYLKTILKIIGIAYITEFGAQLIRDAGLGALASKVELAGKLFILMLAIPIITALIETILDFIPVAAG; this is encoded by the coding sequence ATGGATATTGTTCAGATTGTCTCTTTAGGACTGGTAGCTACTGTACTGATTGTTTTGCTTAAAGAACAAAAATCATCGATCGCTTTTTTACTGCTTATTTTTACAGCGCTGCTCATTTTTATCTCGGTATTAGATCATGTGAAATATATCTTTACCCTTCTTCACTACATCGCCGAACAGGCGCAGGTAGAAGCTGTTTATTTAAAAACCATCTTAAAAATTATCGGGATCGCTTATATTACCGAATTTGGAGCTCAATTAATCAGAGATGCCGGGCTGGGGGCTTTAGCATCCAAGGTGGAGCTGGCCGGGAAACTGTTCATCCTGATGCTGGCCATACCGATAATAACTGCCCTTATTGAAACAATCTTGGACTTTATACCTGTGGCAGCAGGTTGA
- a CDS encoding YqhR family membrane protein, giving the protein MSDKPRQQQQKEPPQSVLAKTLTIGFMAGLIWSTLGSVFYYFNFTQVSAATFIFRSFWQTDWTGSLLAEILAVIIVGLLSIVVALVYYLVFKSRKGIWPGLIYGLLLYAIIFVAVNPVFSAVPSWSEMSSDSYVTNICVFILYGVFTGYSISYEYQEYNHQPQ; this is encoded by the coding sequence ATGTCAGATAAACCAAGACAGCAGCAGCAAAAAGAGCCGCCGCAAAGTGTACTTGCTAAGACGCTGACGATCGGATTTATGGCCGGTTTGATCTGGAGTACACTTGGGAGTGTCTTTTACTACTTTAACTTTACTCAAGTATCGGCCGCGACTTTTATTTTCCGTTCTTTTTGGCAGACTGATTGGACTGGATCTCTGCTTGCGGAAATCTTAGCGGTTATTATCGTGGGGCTGTTATCAATAGTAGTCGCGCTGGTATACTACTTAGTATTTAAATCGAGAAAAGGGATCTGGCCGGGACTGATTTATGGTCTTTTGCTTTATGCTATTATTTTTGTAGCTGTAAACCCTGTGTTCTCAGCAGTTCCAAGCTGGTCGGAGATGTCGAGTGATTCTTATGTAACAAACATTTGCGTGTTTATTTTATATGGTGTGTTTACAGGTTATTCAATTTCTTATGAGTATCAGGAATACAACCATCAGCCTCAGTGA
- a CDS encoding patatin-like phospholipase family protein, giving the protein MGVNVDGVFSGGGVKALAFIGALEVLEENHYKFQRLAGTSAGAIVASLLAAGYKAKDLKIILEELSLEKVIDQPLTDRIMPFSKWMFLYYRMGLYKGNRLEQLIDKWLSKKGIRTFAHLPENSLKVICSDLTLGRMVVIPDDLQEVYGIDPHTFSVAKAVRISSSLPYFFMPVKLHGKKGRSLLVDGGVLSNFPIWLLENEHGRRKRPIIGMQLSDPPDQLPEQKIKNAIQMFHALFRTMKQAHDGRYISVTKSRDVIFIPVTGVQTTDFCLSESQKQELLEIGKNQASLFLKRWSR; this is encoded by the coding sequence ATGGGCGTGAATGTAGATGGCGTATTCTCAGGTGGCGGTGTAAAAGCCTTAGCGTTTATTGGAGCCCTTGAAGTATTGGAAGAAAACCATTATAAGTTTCAGCGTCTAGCGGGAACCTCAGCAGGAGCCATTGTGGCCAGCCTGCTCGCTGCCGGTTACAAAGCGAAAGACTTAAAAATTATATTGGAAGAACTCTCTTTGGAAAAAGTTATTGATCAGCCGCTCACTGATCGAATTATGCCATTTTCCAAATGGATGTTTCTCTATTACCGGATGGGGCTCTATAAAGGAAATCGTCTCGAACAGCTGATTGATAAGTGGCTTTCTAAAAAAGGCATTCGGACCTTTGCCCACTTGCCTGAAAACAGTTTGAAAGTCATATGTTCCGATCTTACCTTAGGACGGATGGTCGTGATTCCAGATGATCTACAGGAAGTTTATGGCATAGATCCGCACACCTTTTCTGTAGCCAAAGCTGTAAGGATCAGTTCAAGCCTTCCATATTTTTTTATGCCGGTAAAACTTCACGGCAAGAAAGGACGCTCGCTCTTAGTCGATGGAGGCGTGCTTAGTAACTTTCCAATCTGGCTGCTTGAAAATGAACACGGAAGAAGAAAAAGGCCGATTATTGGGATGCAGTTGAGCGATCCTCCTGATCAGCTGCCCGAGCAAAAGATTAAAAATGCAATCCAGATGTTTCACGCTCTGTTTCGGACGATGAAGCAGGCACATGACGGCCGCTATATATCTGTAACAAAAAGCCGGGATGTGATTTTTATCCCTGTAACAGGAGTGCAGACGACAGATTTTTGCCTGAGCGAATCTCAGAAACAAGAGCTTCTTGAGATCGGAAAAAATCAAGCTTCGCTTTTTTTAAAGCGCTGGTCAAGATAA
- a CDS encoding rhodanese-like domain-containing protein: MELWILIGAIVFLIGFGIFRYLKTRKVLKTLTEDEFRQGYRKAQLIDVREPKEFEGGHILGARNIPLSQMRNRLVEIRKDKPVYLYCQSGARSTRAALMLDKKGYKDLNQLQGGFKKWHGKIKSKN; encoded by the coding sequence ATGGAACTTTGGATTTTAATCGGAGCCATCGTCTTTTTAATCGGCTTTGGAATTTTCCGATATTTAAAAACTAGAAAAGTATTGAAAACCTTAACAGAAGATGAGTTTCGACAAGGATATAGAAAAGCGCAGCTGATCGATGTTCGTGAGCCTAAGGAATTTGAAGGGGGACATATTTTAGGAGCTAGAAATATTCCGTTGTCCCAGATGAGAAACCGGCTCGTTGAAATTCGCAAGGACAAGCCTGTCTATCTTTATTGTCAAAGCGGTGCCCGTTCCACACGTGCTGCACTCATGCTTGATAAAAAAGGGTATAAAGATTTAAACCAGCTGCAAGGCGGCTTTAAAAAATGGCACGGCAAAATTAAATCAAAAAATTAA
- the aroQ gene encoding type II 3-dehydroquinate dehydratase: MGKRLLLLNGPNLNMLGQREPETYGSTTLKDVVEMVKEVCDQHGYELESFQSNHEGDLVDRLQRANKEAAGIIFNPAAYTHTSIALRDAIAAIEPPVVEVHISNVHKREEFRQHSMLAAVCLSQIVGFGVDGYWLAAMGLIQKIESEGRNL, from the coding sequence ATGGGGAAGCGCTTACTTTTGTTAAATGGTCCTAACTTAAACATGTTAGGACAAAGAGAACCTGAGACTTATGGCAGTACTACTTTGAAAGATGTAGTGGAAATGGTCAAAGAAGTATGTGACCAGCATGGGTACGAACTGGAATCCTTTCAGTCCAACCATGAAGGCGACCTGGTGGACCGTCTGCAGAGAGCAAATAAGGAAGCGGCAGGCATCATCTTTAATCCGGCCGCTTATACGCATACAAGTATTGCTCTTCGCGATGCGATAGCTGCTATAGAGCCGCCGGTTGTGGAGGTTCATATTTCTAATGTTCATAAGCGGGAAGAATTTCGCCAACATTCCATGCTGGCCGCCGTCTGCCTGAGCCAGATTGTCGGTTTCGGTGTCGATGGATATTGGCTGGCCGCCATGGGTCTTATTCAAAAGATAGAAAGTGAAGGGAGAAATTTATGA
- a CDS encoding SA1362 family protein has product MSRNWMTSLIYSLIALAIFYVGIQLFTNTSSFLSSIIMMIGIAVLIYGALYFFILRHRTGGGGGGSRNEMKKYKQAVKQSKQKYKSPTVKPKKTQPSPVKPSLMQKKKQRRRSAAHLRVIEGQKNNKRKDRASF; this is encoded by the coding sequence ATGTCAAGAAACTGGATGACATCACTGATTTATTCTCTTATCGCCCTGGCCATTTTTTACGTAGGGATTCAATTATTCACGAACACATCATCGTTTCTCTCTTCTATAATAATGATGATCGGTATTGCAGTCCTGATTTACGGCGCGCTTTATTTTTTCATACTTCGCCATCGTACAGGCGGAGGTGGAGGCGGCAGCCGCAATGAAATGAAAAAATATAAACAAGCTGTTAAGCAGTCCAAGCAAAAATACAAATCTCCAACTGTGAAACCTAAGAAAACACAGCCGTCACCAGTAAAGCCGTCTCTAATGCAGAAGAAGAAACAGCGCCGCAGAAGCGCTGCCCATCTCCGCGTGATTGAAGGACAGAAAAATAATAAAAGAAAAGATCGAGCCTCATTTTAA